A stretch of Aerococcaceae bacterium zg-252 DNA encodes these proteins:
- a CDS encoding undecaprenyl/decaprenyl-phosphate alpha-N-acetylglucosaminyl 1-phosphate transferase, whose amino-acid sequence MFQKLIVPFMQVTLLSFILTTLVRHIARHFQLFDKDPHDIQKGNQTAVSYGGVAIYLSFWIGSILTMPYLLTNPNQLWLLLASTIVLVVGIIDDAIELRPWQKTIGILVAANVLYFQAGIEFSSALLPNLDPSIFQILSYIATMLWIFGVTNAINLIDGVDGLASSVTVVSLLTLTITTYFFSLSIRMSFLMMLLLLIASIMGFLPFNWAPASIYLGDTGALFIGFMYAALSVSNLKSASLYSLLVPVLIYLLPIFDASYAMLRRILTRKAIGQADQEHLHHRLLRFGFSKKQVVYAMISFTFIFSILAIASYIWTELRFFWLLIALLVVIGLMRLMYHLSKKR is encoded by the coding sequence TTGTTTCAAAAGTTAATAGTACCCTTTATGCAAGTAACACTTCTATCATTTATTTTAACTACGCTGGTTCGTCATATTGCACGTCATTTTCAATTGTTTGATAAGGATCCCCATGATATTCAAAAAGGCAATCAAACAGCCGTAAGTTATGGTGGTGTAGCGATTTATCTATCATTTTGGATAGGCTCTATTTTAACGATGCCCTATTTATTAACGAATCCGAATCAATTATGGTTGTTATTAGCATCAACGATTGTTTTGGTTGTTGGAATCATTGATGATGCGATTGAATTGAGACCTTGGCAAAAGACAATTGGTATTTTAGTAGCTGCTAATGTGTTATATTTTCAAGCTGGCATTGAATTTTCATCTGCTTTATTACCAAATTTAGATCCAAGTATATTTCAAATATTAAGTTATATAGCGACAATGCTTTGGATTTTTGGTGTGACGAATGCCATTAATTTAATTGACGGTGTAGATGGATTAGCCAGTTCAGTAACAGTAGTTAGCTTATTGACTTTGACGATTACTACTTATTTTTTTAGTTTATCGATTCGAATGAGTTTTTTGATGATGTTATTATTATTGATTGCGTCAATTATGGGGTTTTTACCTTTTAATTGGGCACCAGCTTCTATATATTTAGGTGATACAGGAGCTTTATTTATTGGATTTATGTATGCTGCTCTATCAGTATCAAATTTAAAAAGTGCGAGTTTATACTCGTTATTAGTTCCTGTATTAATCTATTTATTGCCAATATTTGACGCTAGTTATGCGATGTTAAGACGTATTTTAACGAGAAAGGCAATTGGACAAGCAGATCAAGAACATCTACATCATCGATTATTACGTTTTGGATTTTCTAAAAAACAAGTGGTCTATGCTATGATTAGTTTTACTTTTATTTTTTCAATACTTGCGATTGCATCTTATATATGGACGGAATTACGATTTTTTTGGTTATTGATTGCATTGCTCGTTGTGATTGGTCTAATGCGACTAATGTACCATTTATCTAAAAAACGATAA
- a CDS encoding DegV family protein → MKTAIIVDSVGYLSAELLSHPDIYTVNLMVNFNDGTVMNDSGVEEEIVAFYDRLEQESQLPTTSQPNVGSYYNLLDKIVEKGYDTVFCIHLSAAISGTFQSAVMVTNEYRDKLTIHCIDSKGAAVGMQGLVNAAVTLINRGETADVIAEKLTWLADNIRIYFMVEDLSNLVKGGRLSATSAFLGSMLQIRPILYFDEQGKIVLFEKIRTNKKVYKRWFELVAQAKEQYVKGVNVAFAQADAFSEVQEIAQALKDEDSEIEITICPLGPVVGAHTGRKAKGLAIIPHIDNFPA, encoded by the coding sequence ATGAAAACAGCAATAATTGTAGACAGTGTAGGATATTTATCTGCTGAACTACTTTCACATCCTGATATTTATACGGTTAATTTAATGGTTAATTTTAATGACGGTACTGTAATGAATGATTCAGGCGTAGAAGAAGAAATCGTAGCTTTTTATGATCGCTTAGAACAGGAAAGTCAATTACCTACCACTTCACAACCAAATGTAGGAAGTTATTATAATTTATTAGATAAAATAGTTGAAAAAGGCTATGATACAGTGTTTTGTATTCATTTATCTGCTGCAATTAGTGGGACATTTCAATCTGCTGTAATGGTGACGAATGAGTATCGTGACAAATTAACGATTCATTGTATTGATTCCAAAGGTGCAGCTGTTGGAATGCAAGGTTTAGTGAATGCAGCTGTAACTTTAATTAATCGTGGCGAAACAGCTGATGTGATTGCTGAAAAATTGACATGGTTAGCTGATAATATTCGTATTTATTTTATGGTTGAAGATTTATCGAACTTAGTAAAAGGTGGACGCTTGAGTGCAACGAGTGCATTTTTAGGTAGCATGCTGCAAATACGTCCAATTTTATATTTTGATGAGCAAGGAAAGATTGTATTATTCGAGAAAATTCGGACTAATAAAAAAGTATATAAACGTTGGTTTGAATTGGTTGCTCAGGCTAAAGAACAATATGTTAAAGGAGTTAATGTGGCTTTTGCACAGGCTGATGCTTTTAGTGAAGTGCAAGAAATTGCACAAGCATTAAAAGATGAAGATTCAGAGATTGAGATAACTATTTGTCCTTTAGGTCCTGTTGTAGGTGCACATACTGGACGTAAAGCAAAAGGACTAGCTATTATACCGCATATTGATAATTTTCCAGCCTAG
- the nadE gene encoding ammonia-dependent NAD(+) synthetase, with translation MRALQKEIIETLRVVETINPEEEIRKTINFLKEYLTTNKGLKTYVLGISGGQDSTLAGKLAQLAVQELRAETNDEQYQFIAVRLPYGVQNDEVDALAALAFIEPDKTYTINIKPATDALVANLEENGLAISDYNKGNIKARQRMVAQYAIAGQTAGAVIGTDHAAESVTGFFTKFGDGAADILPLWRLNKTQGRELLKALQAPEALYLKVPTADLEEEKPMISDETALGVSYEAIDAYLTGQTVTEKDAQIIEQWYLKTQHKRHLPITIYDDFWKK, from the coding sequence ATGAGGGCATTACAAAAAGAGATTATTGAAACATTGCGTGTAGTAGAAACGATTAATCCAGAAGAAGAAATTCGTAAAACGATTAATTTTTTAAAAGAATATTTGACAACGAATAAAGGGCTTAAAACTTATGTGCTCGGTATTAGTGGTGGTCAAGATTCTACTTTAGCAGGAAAGCTAGCACAATTAGCCGTACAAGAATTACGAGCTGAAACCAATGATGAGCAATATCAATTTATCGCTGTTCGTTTACCTTATGGTGTTCAAAATGATGAAGTAGATGCGTTAGCTGCTTTAGCGTTTATCGAGCCAGATAAAACTTATACTATCAATATCAAACCGGCAACTGATGCTTTGGTAGCTAATTTAGAAGAAAATGGATTAGCAATCAGTGATTATAATAAAGGGAATATTAAAGCTCGCCAACGAATGGTGGCTCAATATGCGATTGCTGGGCAAACAGCTGGAGCTGTCATTGGAACGGATCATGCGGCTGAATCAGTAACTGGGTTCTTTACAAAATTTGGTGACGGAGCTGCTGATATTTTGCCATTATGGCGTTTAAATAAAACGCAAGGACGTGAATTGTTGAAAGCCTTACAGGCACCAGAAGCATTATATTTGAAAGTGCCGACAGCTGATTTAGAAGAAGAAAAACCGATGATTTCAGATGAAACAGCTTTAGGTGTTTCTTATGAGGCGATTGATGCGTATTTAACGGGTCAGACAGTAACGGAGAAAGATGCTCAAATTATCGAACAGTGGTATTTGAAAACTCAACATAAACGCCATTTACCGATTACGATTTATGATGATTTTTGGAAAAAATAG
- a CDS encoding orotate phosphoribosyltransferase, protein MEQTIAAHLLAIGAVNLNPKEPYIWTSGLRAPIYCDNRLIMSYPDIRLEIAQAMVKLIKQHFPDVEVIAGTATAGIPHAAFVAHLMNLPMIYVRSSAKAHGTKSAIEGKLEQNSKVVMIEDLISTGKSVIQAAEFVKAEGAEVLGCVAVFNYLLASGQQAFAKHQLPLYTLSNYRALIDVATEQASLSEYKATLEEWYQNPVAWSEQFK, encoded by the coding sequence ATGGAACAAACAATAGCAGCACATTTATTAGCGATTGGAGCCGTTAACTTGAATCCTAAAGAACCTTATATTTGGACGAGTGGGTTAAGAGCACCTATTTATTGTGATAATCGTTTAATTATGAGCTATCCTGATATTCGGCTTGAAATTGCACAAGCAATGGTTAAATTAATTAAGCAACACTTTCCTGATGTAGAAGTAATTGCTGGAACAGCAACAGCTGGGATTCCACATGCAGCTTTTGTGGCTCATTTGATGAATTTACCGATGATTTATGTTCGTTCGAGTGCTAAGGCTCATGGAACGAAAAGTGCGATTGAAGGTAAACTTGAGCAAAATAGTAAAGTGGTCATGATTGAAGATTTAATTAGTACGGGAAAAAGTGTAATACAAGCGGCAGAATTTGTGAAAGCTGAAGGAGCAGAAGTACTCGGTTGTGTGGCTGTTTTTAATTATTTACTAGCATCAGGGCAACAAGCATTTGCAAAGCATCAACTTCCTTTATATACGCTATCCAATTATCGTGCTTTAATTGATGTCGCAACCGAACAAGCATCTTTAAGTGAGTATAAAGCAACATTGGAAGAATGGTATCAAAATCCTGTTGCTTGGTCAGAACAATTTAAATAA
- a CDS encoding DegV family protein, whose product MKTAFIVDSTAGINEQLKAHPDVYEVILTVQFADGEIFKDTTDEESVIAFYEKLQQESTLPKTAQPSPGEYYQLIEHLVEQGYDSVIAIHLSNKLSGTYQTANMILQEYQGKLTTACIDSKGTSVVIENMLEQALHFYEAAELSFDEIVRQLEWLARESHIYMMIEDLNNLVKGGRLSAANAFLGGLLQIKPLLEFTETGEVALFEKIRTEKRVYRRWADLIQAALEKYPKGIHVRFGHSNALEAAKTAQKMMQELFPQVISFSIGYLTPVVGVHGGSGVQGMAIIPIADGIEKE is encoded by the coding sequence TTGAAAACAGCTTTTATTGTTGATAGCACTGCAGGGATTAATGAGCAATTAAAAGCTCACCCAGATGTTTATGAAGTGATATTAACGGTTCAGTTTGCTGACGGTGAAATATTTAAAGATACAACAGACGAAGAGAGTGTCATTGCTTTTTATGAAAAGTTACAGCAAGAAAGTACATTACCTAAAACGGCACAACCGTCTCCAGGTGAGTATTACCAACTAATAGAACATTTAGTGGAACAAGGTTACGATAGTGTGATTGCGATTCATTTGTCGAACAAATTGAGTGGAACTTATCAAACGGCTAATATGATTTTACAAGAATATCAAGGGAAATTGACAACTGCTTGCATTGATTCAAAAGGAACTTCAGTTGTAATTGAAAATATGTTAGAACAAGCACTTCATTTTTATGAAGCAGCTGAACTTTCATTTGATGAAATTGTGCGTCAACTTGAATGGTTGGCAAGAGAATCACATATTTATATGATGATTGAAGATTTGAATAATTTAGTAAAAGGTGGACGTTTATCGGCTGCGAATGCTTTTTTAGGTGGTTTACTGCAAATAAAACCTTTATTAGAATTTACTGAAACAGGTGAAGTTGCCTTATTTGAGAAGATTCGTACTGAAAAACGTGTCTATCGCCGTTGGGCTGATTTAATTCAAGCAGCATTAGAAAAATATCCTAAAGGGATTCATGTACGTTTTGGACATAGCAATGCTTTAGAGGCAGCTAAAACTGCTCAAAAGATGATGCAAGAACTATTTCCGCAGGTGATTTCATTCAGTATTGGTTATTTAACACCGGTTGTTGGAGTACATGGTGGTAGTGGCGTTCAAGGAATGGCGATTATACCGATAGCAGATGGGATTGAAAAAGAATGA
- the purR gene encoding pur operon repressor produces MEQQSKKTKRNQRIVYISQYFISHPNQLISLSYFSDYFACAKSSISEDIDFIREVFQQNQLGTLQTISGVQGGMIYLPTLPEQEERMLMEQIQAELSSGKRILPGNYVYLADMLQKPQLLDAIAKLIASKYQSLNLDAVVTIETKGIGLCVEVARYLNIPHVVVRRSSSDMDGSTISVNYVSGSHQRVSKMELSKASLQPGSRVLIIDDFLRNGGTMLGLMSLIEEFDCKTVAKCVFVESTYKDPQPLPSYDSLLKVEIVYNKETSHFELQSELGNFFDKK; encoded by the coding sequence ATGGAGCAACAATCTAAAAAAACGAAACGAAATCAGCGAATTGTTTACATTAGTCAATACTTTATTTCTCACCCCAATCAATTAATCAGTTTATCCTATTTTTCAGATTATTTTGCTTGTGCAAAATCTTCAATTAGTGAAGATATTGATTTTATTCGTGAAGTATTTCAACAAAATCAACTTGGAACACTTCAAACGATTTCTGGTGTACAAGGTGGCATGATTTATTTACCAACTTTACCGGAACAAGAAGAAAGAATGTTAATGGAACAAATTCAAGCAGAATTATCTTCTGGTAAACGTATTTTACCAGGAAACTATGTTTATTTAGCTGATATGTTACAAAAACCGCAATTATTAGATGCGATTGCGAAATTAATTGCCTCTAAATATCAATCGTTAAATCTTGATGCAGTGGTGACAATCGAAACCAAAGGAATTGGCTTATGTGTTGAAGTGGCACGTTACTTAAATATTCCACATGTTGTTGTGAGAAGAAGTTCATCTGATATGGATGGTTCTACGATTTCGGTTAACTACGTTTCAGGGTCGCATCAACGTGTTTCAAAAATGGAATTATCAAAAGCAAGTTTACAACCAGGTAGTCGTGTTTTAATTATTGATGATTTTCTTCGCAATGGTGGAACGATGTTAGGTTTAATGTCGTTGATTGAAGAATTTGATTGTAAAACAGTGGCTAAATGCGTATTTGTTGAGAGCACTTATAAAGACCCTCAACCATTGCCGAGCTATGATTCTTTATTGAAAGTGGAAATCGTCTATAATAAAGAGACGTCACATTTTGAATTACAGAGCGAATTAGGTAATTTTTTTGATAAAAAATAG
- the glmU gene encoding bifunctional UDP-N-acetylglucosamine diphosphorylase/glucosamine-1-phosphate N-acetyltransferase GlmU — protein sequence MDNRIAVILAAGKGTRMKSSLYKVLHPVCGLSMVEHVVRAVKESNVNQIVTIVGHGAEQVKSVLGEQSDYALQEEQLGTGHAVLQAETIIGHQKGQTLVICGDTPLLSGDTLNQLFTYHESTNSHVTVLTAMADDSTGYGRIVRSSQGQVERIVEQKDATEEEKQIKEINTGTYVFDNEMLFRMLSRVTNDNAQGEYYLPDVIELIKAEGGNVSAFIMEDMDEALGVNDRIALAQATQLMMQRINEKHMRQGVTIINPLNTVIEADVVIGEDTVIEPGVYLKGSTVIGSNCLIGANSEIVDSKIEQDVQITQSVIEQSTVQSGVTIGPFAHLRPNSHLGKNVHIGNFVEVKNSTIGDDTKAGHLTYIGDADLGKDINVGCGTIFVNYDGKTKHRSMIGDNSFIGCNANIVSPVQVGERAFIAAGTTVTKDVPVEALAISRVEQRNIANYWDKLQKK from the coding sequence ATGGATAATCGAATAGCAGTTATTTTAGCTGCTGGTAAAGGAACTAGGATGAAGTCTAGTTTGTATAAGGTACTACATCCAGTTTGTGGTTTATCGATGGTCGAGCATGTTGTTAGAGCAGTAAAAGAGAGTAATGTTAATCAAATAGTTACTATTGTAGGACATGGTGCTGAACAAGTAAAATCTGTGTTGGGTGAACAATCCGATTACGCATTGCAAGAAGAGCAATTGGGGACGGGTCATGCAGTTTTACAAGCAGAAACAATTATTGGACATCAAAAAGGGCAAACATTAGTGATTTGTGGAGATACCCCATTGTTGTCTGGTGATACGTTAAATCAATTATTTACCTACCACGAATCAACTAATTCTCATGTAACCGTCTTAACGGCTATGGCAGATGATTCGACAGGTTATGGACGAATTGTGCGTTCATCTCAAGGACAGGTAGAACGAATTGTTGAGCAAAAAGATGCAACGGAAGAAGAGAAACAAATCAAAGAAATCAATACAGGAACGTATGTTTTTGATAATGAAATGTTATTCCGTATGTTGTCACGTGTTACGAATGATAATGCTCAAGGAGAATATTATTTACCTGATGTGATTGAATTGATAAAAGCAGAGGGTGGCAATGTTTCAGCTTTTATTATGGAAGATATGGACGAAGCATTAGGTGTTAATGATCGTATAGCGTTAGCTCAAGCAACTCAATTGATGATGCAGCGTATTAATGAAAAACATATGCGTCAAGGTGTTACGATTATTAATCCATTGAATACAGTGATTGAAGCTGATGTTGTGATTGGTGAAGATACTGTTATTGAACCAGGTGTTTATTTAAAAGGTAGTACTGTCATTGGTAGCAATTGCTTGATTGGTGCTAATTCTGAAATTGTGGATAGTAAAATTGAACAGGACGTTCAAATTACGCAATCGGTTATCGAACAATCAACAGTACAATCAGGTGTTACGATTGGCCCATTTGCTCATTTAAGACCAAATAGTCATCTTGGAAAAAATGTTCATATCGGAAATTTTGTGGAAGTGAAAAATAGTACGATTGGCGATGATACGAAAGCTGGGCATTTAACTTATATTGGCGATGCAGATTTAGGCAAAGATATTAATGTTGGGTGCGGTACTATTTTTGTTAATTATGATGGAAAAACGAAACACCGCTCGATGATTGGAGACAATTCATTTATTGGATGTAATGCCAATATTGTTTCACCAGTGCAAGTGGGTGAACGAGCATTTATTGCAGCAGGTACAACTGTGACAAAAGATGTTCCAGTAGAAGCATTGGCAATTTCGCGAGTTGAACAACGTAATATTGCAAATTATTGGGATAAATTGCAAAAAAAATAA
- a CDS encoding nicotinate phosphoribosyltransferase has translation MFIHPDDSLTLHTDLYQINMLKTYWDDGIVNRHAVFEAYFRKNPFNNGYAVFAGLERIVHYLQELHFSESDINYLRSLDMYPEAFLNYLSEFKFECSVRSLVEGELCFANEPLIQVEGPLGQCQLVETAILNILNYQTLVATKASRIRSVIGENDKLSEFGTRRAQEMEAAIWGTRAAYIGGFDTTSNVRASKLFGIPVSGTHAHSLVQAYRDEYTAFKKYAESHKDVVFLVDTYDTLRSGVPTAIRVAKEMGDKINFRGVRIDSGDMAYQSKRIREQLDEAGFPNARIIASNDLDEKFILNLRMQGAKIDDWGVGTKLITAFDQPSLGAVYKLVSIEDEDGTMVPTMKISSNAEKMSTPGVKQVWRITRNRDGKSEGDYIALIEERPDQLEELYMFHPVHTYINKTVKDFTAKPLLVDVFKEGTLVYELPTLEEIKQYAKETINALWDEYKRILNPEQYPVDLSQKLYDEKMESIKEIRQKVEKSVTEN, from the coding sequence ATGTTTATCCACCCAGATGATAGCTTAACGCTACATACTGATTTATACCAAATTAATATGTTAAAAACGTATTGGGATGACGGGATTGTTAATCGTCATGCTGTATTTGAAGCATATTTTAGAAAAAATCCATTTAACAATGGGTATGCTGTTTTCGCTGGTTTAGAAAGAATTGTTCATTATTTACAAGAGTTACATTTTAGTGAATCTGATATTAATTATTTACGTTCATTAGATATGTATCCTGAAGCCTTTCTAAATTATTTAAGTGAATTTAAATTCGAGTGTAGTGTGCGTAGCTTGGTCGAAGGGGAATTATGTTTTGCGAATGAGCCATTGATTCAAGTGGAAGGTCCATTAGGACAATGCCAATTAGTAGAAACAGCGATTTTAAATATTTTGAATTATCAGACATTAGTAGCTACAAAAGCGTCACGTATTCGTAGTGTTATTGGTGAAAATGATAAATTGTCAGAATTTGGTACAAGACGTGCTCAAGAAATGGAAGCAGCGATTTGGGGAACACGTGCAGCTTATATTGGTGGTTTTGATACAACGAGTAATGTTCGTGCTAGTAAATTATTTGGTATTCCTGTTTCGGGTACTCATGCTCATTCATTGGTTCAAGCGTATCGTGATGAATATACGGCATTTAAAAAATATGCTGAATCACATAAAGATGTGGTCTTTTTAGTCGATACTTATGATACTTTACGCTCTGGGGTTCCAACAGCGATTCGTGTGGCAAAAGAAATGGGCGATAAAATTAATTTTAGAGGAGTGCGTATCGACTCAGGCGACATGGCTTATCAGTCAAAACGTATTCGTGAACAATTAGATGAAGCTGGTTTCCCAAATGCTCGTATTATTGCTTCAAATGATTTAGATGAGAAATTTATTTTAAACTTGAGAATGCAAGGGGCAAAAATTGATGATTGGGGTGTCGGAACTAAATTAATTACGGCTTTCGACCAACCGTCATTAGGGGCAGTTTATAAATTGGTCAGTATTGAAGATGAAGACGGCACAATGGTGCCAACGATGAAAATTTCAAGTAATGCTGAGAAAATGTCAACTCCAGGTGTGAAACAAGTGTGGCGTATTACAAGAAATCGTGACGGAAAATCTGAAGGTGATTATATTGCGTTAATTGAAGAGCGTCCAGACCAGTTAGAAGAATTATATATGTTTCATCCAGTTCATACTTATATTAATAAAACGGTTAAAGATTTTACTGCAAAGCCTTTATTAGTAGACGTGTTTAAAGAAGGAACATTAGTCTATGAGTTACCTACATTAGAAGAAATCAAGCAGTATGCGAAGGAAACAATTAATGCATTGTGGGATGAGTATAAACGTATTTTAAATCCTGAACAATATCCAGTTGATTTATCGCAAAAATTATATGATGAAAAAATGGAAAGTATTAAAGAAATTCGGCAAAAGGTTGAAAAATCGGTCACTGAAAATTAA
- a CDS encoding YigZ family protein, whose protein sequence is MSQNYRSIAEKFIDEIEIKKSRFITYLMPIESEEQAQLYIAQIKKEHYKANHHCSAYILNEDASIQRMSDDGEPSGTAGVPMLEVLKKQELTNILAVVVRYFGGTKLGAGGLVRAYSGAVSEALVKAELIQNITQSIIELTLNYAQVDTFQYHLSKQEIEATVLDTQYTDKVSYQLAIDLLKVESVNHYLISIFNGQFDWQEIGEQRVNIPINR, encoded by the coding sequence ATGAGTCAAAATTATAGGAGTATTGCCGAAAAATTTATAGATGAAATTGAAATCAAAAAATCTCGTTTTATTACCTATTTAATGCCAATTGAGAGTGAAGAACAAGCCCAACTATATATTGCACAAATAAAAAAAGAACACTATAAAGCGAATCATCATTGTAGTGCGTATATTTTGAATGAAGATGCGTCGATTCAACGTATGAGTGATGACGGCGAGCCGTCGGGAACAGCCGGTGTTCCGATGTTAGAAGTTTTGAAAAAGCAAGAATTGACTAATATTTTAGCAGTGGTTGTACGTTATTTTGGTGGTACAAAATTAGGTGCAGGTGGCTTAGTCAGAGCGTATAGTGGTGCTGTCAGTGAAGCATTAGTAAAAGCAGAGTTGATTCAAAATATTACACAAAGTATAATTGAGCTAACACTGAATTATGCTCAAGTGGATACTTTTCAATATCATCTATCAAAACAAGAGATTGAGGCAACGGTGCTGGATACACAATATACAGATAAAGTCAGTTATCAGTTGGCAATTGATTTATTAAAAGTTGAATCAGTCAATCATTACTTGATTTCTATCTTTAATGGTCAATTTGATTGGCAGGAGATTGGAGAACAACGAGTAAATATTCCGATTAATCGTTAA
- a CDS encoding ribose-phosphate diphosphokinase codes for MEVNSVVKAHYKDPKLKIFSLSSNRPLAEKIAKELGLELGEISISHFSDGEIKVNIEESIRGDHVYVVQSTSYPVSDNLMELMIMIDALRRASAKTINVVMPYYGYARQDRKAQSREPITAKLVANMLTMAGASRIVALDLHAAQIQGFFDIPVDHLMGAPLLANYFIENHLDGDECVVVSPDHGGVTRARKLAEFLKTPIAIVDKRRPRPNVAEIMNIVGEIKDKKCIIIDDMIDTAGTITLAAKALKEKGAREVYICCTHAILSGEAVQRLKDAPIEKVIITDSIPLSEDKMIDKIEVISVAQLVGEAIRRIHENRSVSPLFSEKFIMLDHFE; via the coding sequence ATGGAGGTAAATTCCGTGGTAAAGGCACATTATAAAGATCCAAAGCTAAAAATTTTCTCATTGAGTTCCAATCGTCCGTTGGCAGAGAAGATAGCAAAAGAACTCGGTTTAGAATTAGGAGAAATTTCAATTTCACATTTTTCAGACGGTGAAATTAAAGTGAATATTGAAGAAAGTATTCGTGGTGACCATGTTTACGTTGTTCAATCAACATCTTATCCAGTAAGTGATAATTTAATGGAGTTAATGATTATGATTGACGCTTTACGCCGAGCAAGTGCCAAAACAATCAATGTGGTGATGCCGTACTATGGTTATGCAAGACAAGATCGTAAAGCACAATCTCGTGAGCCAATTACAGCAAAATTAGTTGCGAATATGTTAACAATGGCTGGTGCATCTCGTATCGTTGCATTGGATTTACATGCTGCTCAAATTCAAGGTTTCTTTGATATTCCAGTTGATCATTTAATGGGAGCACCATTATTAGCGAATTACTTTATTGAAAATCATTTGGATGGAGATGAGTGCGTGGTTGTATCTCCTGACCATGGTGGTGTGACACGTGCACGTAAATTAGCAGAATTTTTAAAAACACCAATCGCAATTGTTGATAAACGTCGTCCACGTCCAAATGTGGCAGAAATCATGAACATTGTTGGTGAAATTAAAGATAAAAAATGTATTATTATCGACGATATGATTGATACTGCTGGTACGATTACATTGGCTGCTAAAGCATTGAAAGAAAAAGGAGCACGTGAAGTTTATATTTGCTGTACGCATGCGATTCTTTCTGGTGAAGCAGTACAACGTTTGAAAGATGCACCGATTGAAAAAGTGATTATTACCGATTCAATTCCATTATCAGAAGATAAAATGATTGATAAGATTGAAGTGATTTCGGTTGCCCAATTAGTCGGTGAAGCAATTCGTCGAATTCATGAAAATCGTTCAGTAAGTCCATTATTTAGTGAAAAATTCATTATGTTAGATCATTTTGAATAA